From Azospirillaceae bacterium, the proteins below share one genomic window:
- the yidC gene encoding membrane protein insertase YidC, whose translation MSDQRNLIAAIALSILIIVGFQYFYEIPRTEALRQAQQAQRAEETLNQVPTPVPGQAAPAAPVAGGAGVPAAPRDRDAVVAEGQRVKIDTPSLHGSIATTGGRIDDLTLARYHVTPERTSPEVVVLSPPGTVQPYFAEFGWQPAAGSTQPVPGADTPWTVPAGATLAPNSPVTMTWDNGQGLRFERTIAVDENYMFTVTQRVTNTTGQPVTLVPYGLVSRHGTPETLGYYILHEGPLGVFDGRLREVKYDDLKSARQQEYTSTGGWIGITDKYWLVSVAAPVGEQITGRFNHVQRNGGERYQVDLTYQPVTVAPGATAENTQRLFAGAKELALLDRYASQLGITNFDLAIDFGWFWFLTRPFSEALTFLGKLFGNFGVAILVFTVLIKAVFFPLANRSYQSMSKMKALQPKMQQLQERYKDDRTKLQQEMMELYKKEKVNPVSGCLPILIQIPVFFALYKVLFVTIEMRHAPFFGWIHDLSAPEPTSFINLFGALPFDAPSLFAHVGVWPILMGITMFLQQKLNPQPPDPVQAKVFMFLPFMFTFMLASFPVGLVIYWAWNNLLSIAQQWAIMRRAGVKVT comes from the coding sequence ATGTCCGACCAACGCAACCTGATCGCGGCGATCGCCCTGTCGATCCTGATCATCGTCGGCTTCCAGTACTTCTACGAGATCCCGCGGACGGAGGCGCTGCGCCAAGCCCAGCAGGCCCAGCGGGCCGAGGAGACCCTGAACCAGGTCCCCACGCCGGTTCCGGGCCAGGCCGCACCCGCGGCACCCGTGGCGGGGGGGGCCGGCGTGCCCGCCGCACCCCGCGACCGGGACGCCGTGGTGGCCGAGGGCCAGCGCGTGAAGATCGACACGCCGAGCCTGCACGGCTCGATTGCGACCACGGGTGGCCGCATCGACGATTTGACCCTGGCCCGCTATCACGTGACGCCCGAGCGGACGAGCCCCGAGGTCGTCGTGCTGTCGCCGCCGGGCACGGTGCAGCCCTACTTCGCCGAGTTCGGCTGGCAGCCGGCCGCCGGCAGCACCCAGCCGGTGCCGGGCGCGGATACGCCCTGGACCGTGCCGGCGGGGGCCACGCTGGCGCCGAACAGCCCGGTCACCATGACCTGGGACAACGGCCAGGGCCTGCGGTTCGAAAGAACCATCGCCGTGGACGAGAACTACATGTTCACGGTCACCCAGCGCGTGACGAACACCACGGGCCAACCGGTCACGCTGGTGCCGTACGGCCTGGTTTCGCGCCATGGCACGCCGGAGACGCTGGGGTACTACATCCTGCACGAAGGCCCGCTGGGCGTGTTCGACGGCCGCCTGCGCGAGGTGAAGTACGACGACCTCAAGAGCGCGCGGCAGCAGGAATACACCTCGACCGGCGGTTGGATCGGCATCACCGACAAGTACTGGCTGGTCAGCGTCGCCGCTCCGGTTGGCGAACAGATCACCGGCCGCTTCAACCACGTCCAGCGCAACGGCGGCGAGCGGTACCAGGTCGACCTGACTTACCAGCCGGTGACGGTGGCGCCAGGGGCGACGGCCGAGAACACCCAGCGCCTGTTCGCCGGTGCCAAGGAGCTCGCCCTGCTGGACCGGTACGCCTCGCAGCTCGGCATCACCAACTTCGATCTGGCGATCGACTTCGGCTGGTTCTGGTTCCTGACCCGGCCGTTCTCGGAGGCCCTGACGTTCCTGGGCAAGCTGTTCGGCAACTTCGGCGTGGCCATCCTGGTGTTCACGGTTTTGATCAAGGCCGTGTTCTTCCCGCTGGCCAACCGCAGCTACCAGTCCATGTCCAAGATGAAAGCCCTGCAGCCGAAGATGCAGCAGCTGCAGGAGCGCTATAAGGACGATCGGACGAAGCTCCAGCAGGAGATGATGGAGCTGTACAAGAAGGAGAAGGTGAACCCCGTCTCCGGCTGTCTGCCGATCCTGATCCAGATCCCGGTGTTCTTCGCGCTCTACAAGGTGCTGTTCGTCACCATCGAGATGCGCCATGCGCCGTTCTTCGGCTGGATCCACGACCTGTCCGCGCCGGAACCGACCAGCTTCATCAACCTGTTCGGTGCGCTGCCCTTCGACGCGCCCTCGCTGTTCGCCCATGTCGGCGTGTGGCCGATCCTGATGGGCATCACGATGTTCCTCCAGCAGAAGCTGAACCCGCAGCCGCCGGACCCCGTGCAGGCCAAGGTGTTCATGTTCCTGCCGTTCATGTTCACCTTCATGCTGGCGTCGTTCCCGGTCGGCCTGGTCATCTACTGGGCCTGGAACAACCTGCTGTCGATCGCACAACAGTGGGCCATCATGCGCCGCGCGGGCGTGAAGGTGACCTGA
- the yihA gene encoding ribosome biogenesis GTP-binding protein YihA/YsxC produces the protein MVEITPKLLPEADDAAALEAGRLLFAKECEFIFGTEQLHMLPEATLPEICFVGRSNVGKSSLVNALTGRKTLARTSNTPGRTQQLNFFDLGGRLRLVDMPGYGYAEVPKEKREAWTEMVKGFLRGRVTVKRALVLVDGRHGLKPPDHEMMDLLDKSGVAYQVVLTKADKPKAGELKRVLEATRTGIVKHPAAHPEIVVTSSHAGLGIPELRASLAQLADPPT, from the coding sequence ATGGTCGAGATCACACCCAAGCTTTTGCCCGAAGCGGACGACGCCGCAGCCCTGGAAGCCGGGCGCCTGCTGTTCGCCAAGGAATGCGAATTCATCTTCGGCACCGAGCAGTTGCACATGCTGCCCGAGGCGACACTGCCGGAGATCTGCTTCGTCGGCCGGTCGAACGTCGGCAAGTCGTCGCTGGTCAACGCCCTGACCGGGCGCAAGACCCTGGCGCGCACGTCCAACACGCCCGGCCGCACCCAGCAGCTCAACTTCTTCGACCTCGGCGGCCGGCTGCGGCTGGTGGACATGCCGGGCTACGGCTACGCCGAGGTGCCGAAGGAAAAGCGCGAAGCCTGGACCGAGATGGTCAAGGGCTTCCTGCGCGGCCGCGTCACGGTCAAGCGCGCCCTGGTGCTGGTGGACGGGCGCCACGGGTTGAAACCCCCCGACCACGAGATGATGGACCTGCTGGACAAGTCGGGCGTCGCCTATCAGGTGGTCCTGACCAAGGCCGACAAGCCGAAGGCGGGCGAACTGAAGCGGGTGCTGGAGGCGACCCGGACCGGCATCGTCAAGCATCCGGCCGCCCACCCGGAAATCGTCGTCACCAGCAGCCACGCCGGCCTGGGCATCCCCGAGCTGCGGGCCAGCCTGGCCCAGCTCGCCGACCCCCCGACCTAA
- a CDS encoding LysR family transcriptional regulator codes for MMAGSPRVDLELRHCRVLVAVADGGGVTRAARILGVAQSTVSEALLALERIVGAPVTVRDGSGAARLSPVGQALLPHARRLLAAAEAALAAATAAAAGSTTRIAIGAVESISSRVLPAPLRALRAKHPEAEFQVTTGICDDLKDGVARGRLDLALVLAPADAGRVEPFDVVPLAPARMVLVAGSSDPLAGPLAEPVAGRGWTPRDLAARTLILADVDGTFHELLRRWFRAADAPTPRLESAGSLDGVRQAVLGAGGLLGVLPAHAVADDLGRGALAEVATTPPLPGIRFEGVLPRDRPVGGAARELLAALRDLDLTGAAGPDPRDPSP; via the coding sequence ATGATGGCGGGATCCCCACGGGTGGACCTGGAACTTCGGCATTGCCGCGTGCTGGTCGCGGTGGCGGACGGCGGCGGCGTCACACGGGCCGCCCGGATTCTGGGCGTCGCGCAATCCACCGTGTCCGAAGCGCTGCTCGCCCTGGAACGGATCGTGGGGGCACCGGTGACGGTCCGCGACGGGTCGGGCGCCGCACGGTTGTCGCCCGTCGGCCAAGCATTGCTGCCGCACGCCCGCCGGCTGCTGGCGGCGGCGGAGGCGGCGCTGGCCGCGGCAACCGCGGCGGCGGCCGGATCGACGACCCGGATCGCCATCGGTGCGGTCGAATCCATCAGCTCGCGCGTGCTGCCCGCGCCTCTGCGGGCCCTGCGTGCAAAGCACCCGGAGGCGGAGTTCCAGGTGACCACCGGGATCTGCGACGATCTGAAGGACGGAGTCGCGCGCGGGCGGCTGGATCTCGCGCTGGTCCTGGCACCGGCGGATGCCGGCCGGGTCGAACCCTTCGACGTGGTGCCGCTGGCACCGGCGCGCATGGTGCTGGTCGCCGGCTCGTCCGACCCCCTGGCTGGGCCGCTGGCCGAGCCGGTCGCAGGCCGCGGATGGACGCCGCGCGACTTGGCGGCGCGCACGCTGATCCTTGCGGATGTGGACGGCACCTTCCACGAACTGCTGCGGCGCTGGTTCCGCGCGGCCGACGCCCCGACCCCGCGGCTGGAATCCGCGGGAAGCCTGGACGGGGTCCGGCAGGCGGTCCTCGGGGCCGGCGGCCTGCTGGGGGTCCTGCCGGCCCATGCGGTCGCGGACGACCTCGGCCGCGGCGCCCTGGCGGAGGTCGCCACAACCCCTCCGTTGCCCGGCATCCGGTTCGAAGGGGTGCTGCCGCGCGACCGCCCGGTCGGCGGTGCGGCACGCGAACTGCTGGCCGCCCTGCGCGACCTGGACCTGACCGGCGCGGCCGGCCCCGATCCCCGCGACCCGTCCCCTTAG
- a CDS encoding cysteine hydrolase family protein, whose amino-acid sequence MLQLPANAALLVIDVQQGFDDPKWGPRNNPDAEANIARLLAAWRASNRPVVHVQHASVTPTGVFRPEAPGHALKPEATPLPGEPIHRKNVNSAFIGTDLEGSLRRSGIGTLVVVGLTTNHCVSTTVRMAGNLGFETYVVSDATATFNRVGLDGRIRPAAEVHAAALSDLHDEFATVVETDTVLAAVWA is encoded by the coding sequence ATGCTTCAACTGCCCGCCAACGCCGCCCTTCTGGTCATCGACGTCCAGCAGGGGTTCGACGATCCCAAATGGGGTCCGCGGAACAATCCCGATGCCGAGGCGAACATCGCCCGTCTGCTGGCCGCTTGGCGGGCGTCGAACCGCCCCGTCGTCCATGTGCAGCACGCGTCGGTGACGCCCACCGGCGTGTTCCGGCCGGAGGCGCCGGGCCATGCGCTGAAGCCCGAGGCCACACCGCTGCCCGGTGAGCCGATCCACCGCAAGAACGTCAACAGCGCCTTCATCGGGACGGATCTGGAAGGCAGCCTGCGCCGATCCGGCATCGGGACGCTGGTGGTGGTCGGGCTGACCACGAACCACTGCGTGTCCACCACGGTCCGCATGGCCGGCAATCTCGGCTTCGAGACCTATGTGGTGTCCGATGCCACCGCCACGTTCAACCGCGTGGGCCTGGACGGTCGCATCCGTCCCGCCGCCGAGGTGCACGCGGCGGCCCTCAGCGACCTGCACGACGAATTCGCAACGGTCGTCGAGACCGACACGGTTCTGGCGGCGGTGTGGGCCTAG
- a CDS encoding tetratricopeptide repeat protein — protein sequence MRRDARGLPVTTDSAEAVAALDAFADAFIRYADNAAVLLDAVKADPGCALAQAYAAMLHMLLESREAPDLARPYRDAALKAVQAPAGVTDRERLLVDAARAWVEGDPATVLARLEAVVRDHPRDLLAMKLAQYHHLNFGNFAGMLRVAEMAAEPYRDDPHWLGMAAFAYEQLHLLEEAEAAASRALERTEAEPWAQHALAHVMETRGRMRDGVAFLRSVSHHWDGCNSFLYTHNWWHLALFHLDLDEPGEVLRIHDAHVWGRWKAYSQDQAGAVSLLVRLELRGVDVGDRWRDVADHVAARGDDHVQPFLDLHYVYALARDGRAGADRYLDSLEAHAATVPDIARRQWRDVAVPLARGMAAHARGDWDHAATAMAPAMPNHILVGGSHAQRDLFEQVYLDALVRSGRHEEAQQRLELRRLARPDVRHTHRQLAGVYAALGLPREAARAAGRGGRPPRPA from the coding sequence ATGCGCAGGGATGCGCGCGGACTGCCGGTGACCACCGACAGTGCGGAGGCGGTGGCGGCCCTGGACGCCTTCGCCGACGCCTTTATCCGCTACGCCGACAATGCCGCCGTCCTGCTGGACGCGGTGAAGGCCGATCCCGGCTGTGCGCTGGCGCAGGCCTACGCCGCCATGCTGCACATGCTCCTGGAAAGCCGGGAGGCGCCGGACCTCGCCCGGCCCTACCGGGATGCGGCCCTCAAGGCCGTGCAGGCGCCCGCGGGGGTAACCGACCGCGAGCGGTTGCTGGTGGATGCCGCGCGCGCGTGGGTGGAGGGCGACCCGGCCACCGTGCTCGCCCGGCTGGAGGCCGTGGTCCGGGACCATCCGCGCGACCTTCTGGCGATGAAGCTGGCCCAGTACCACCACCTGAACTTCGGCAACTTCGCCGGCATGCTGCGGGTGGCGGAGATGGCGGCCGAACCGTACCGGGACGATCCGCACTGGCTCGGCATGGCCGCCTTCGCCTACGAGCAGCTCCACCTTCTGGAGGAAGCCGAGGCGGCGGCGTCGCGCGCCCTGGAACGGACCGAGGCCGAACCCTGGGCCCAGCACGCGCTCGCCCATGTGATGGAAACGCGGGGCCGGATGCGGGATGGGGTGGCCTTCCTGCGGTCGGTCAGCCATCACTGGGATGGCTGCAACTCGTTCCTGTACACCCACAACTGGTGGCATCTGGCGCTCTTCCACCTGGACCTGGACGAGCCGGGCGAGGTGCTGCGCATTCACGACGCCCATGTCTGGGGCCGTTGGAAGGCGTACAGCCAGGATCAGGCGGGCGCGGTCTCGCTGCTGGTGCGGCTGGAACTGCGGGGGGTGGACGTGGGCGACCGCTGGCGCGACGTGGCCGACCACGTGGCCGCGCGTGGGGACGACCATGTGCAGCCGTTCCTGGACCTGCACTACGTCTATGCGCTTGCCCGCGATGGCCGGGCCGGGGCCGACCGCTACCTGGACAGCCTCGAAGCCCATGCGGCGACCGTGCCGGACATCGCGCGGCGCCAATGGCGGGACGTGGCGGTGCCGCTGGCCCGCGGCATGGCGGCCCATGCGCGGGGCGATTGGGACCACGCGGCGACGGCAATGGCGCCCGCCATGCCGAACCACATCCTGGTCGGCGGCAGCCATGCCCAGCGCGATTTGTTCGAGCAGGTCTATCTCGATGCGTTGGTCCGGTCGGGCCGCCACGAGGAGGCCCAGCAACGGCTGGAGCTGCGCCGGCTGGCCCGCCCGGATGTCCGCCACACCCACCGCCAACTGGCCGGTGTGTACGCGGCGTTGGGCCTGCCGCGCGAAGCGGCGCGGGCGGCCGGTCGGGGCGGACGGCCACCCCGGCCGGCCTGA